In Oryza glaberrima chromosome 8, OglaRS2, whole genome shotgun sequence, the following are encoded in one genomic region:
- the LOC127781261 gene encoding uncharacterized protein LOC127781261, translating into MAATTTIPARPLLAAVLAALLLSAASAADSKNNPADQLVALINSNRTASKASTLDDNQGLGCIALQYIKAYEGQCNQVGESKKPPETSFAETFAPNCGVQAATLTKITGRLLACQSNYATPDQAFNFLVNDAKSIQVLHSKNHTEVGAAVSGTSGGGPYFWCVLFSSGKPTTSFKVDGGVPKSVRPGCFSGNNDDCMGANAAVSIGAGTWRLVAALLFSAACVFAL; encoded by the exons atggcggcgacgacgacgatcccCGCGCGGCCGCTGCTGGCCGCCGTGCTGgcggcgctcctcctctccgccgcctcggccgccgacAGCAAAA ATAACCCTGCCGACCAGCTCGTGGCATTGATCAACAGCAACCGCACTGCCAGCAAGGCATCTACTCTTGATGATAACCAAGGCCTAGGATGCATTGCTCTGCAGTACATTAAAGCATACGAGGGTCAGTGCAACCAAGTTGGTGAAAGCAAGAAGCCTCCGGAGACCAGCTTCGCTGAAACATTTGCCCCAAATTGTGGCGTCCAAGCTGCAACACTCACCAAGATCACCGGGAGGCTTCTGGCTTGCCAGTCTAACTATGCAACCCCAGACCAGGCGTTCAACTTCCTGGTTAATGATGCGAAGAGCATTCAGGTACTGCACAGCAAGAACCACACGGAGGTGGGAGCAGCTGTCAGTGGCACTTCTGGCGGCGGGCCGTACTTCTGGTGTGTCTTGTTCAGCAGCGGGAAGCCAACCACCAGCTTCAAGGTAGATGGTGGAGTGCCCAAGTCTGTCCGTCCAGGATGCTTCAGTGGCAACAACGACGATTGCATGGGTGCCAATGCTGCAGTTTCGATCGGTGCAGGTACATGGAGACTGGTGGCTGCACTACTTTTCTCCGCGGCTTGTGTTTTCGCTTTGTGA